In Solenopsis invicta isolate M01_SB chromosome 1, UNIL_Sinv_3.0, whole genome shotgun sequence, one genomic interval encodes:
- the LOC105207151 gene encoding uncharacterized protein LOC105207151 yields the protein MSDQTWTVVRFIDEDTVEAVPSSWIIQNRCYWPPFKNDKIMAIIRKNEQPNTCWPSYEISIFRNSTFADYKTAREKCKKSECISDLNSEIDVRRKRPSKRLLSSSDDEDDRTLPTLPLLKQVTGAQNKKKTKSQLNLSSNESDASSVLHDEPANILDNKISSNNLICTCKHCPIHKELQNNNVTYFKEIIRQQHLLKAEIWQQSDNLRIIKNAVENPNYAHFNNADDVRKQSIFYSCNIAISLWIMKGN from the exons ATGTCAGATCAAACATGGACTGTCGTCAGATTTATTGACGAAGATACAGTCGAGGCAGTACCATCTAGTTGGATCATACAAAACCGATGTTATTGGCCGCCGTttaaaaacgataaaattatgGCCATTATTCGGAAAAATGAACAACCGAATACATGTTGGCCTTCTTACGAAATCAGCATATTTCGAAACAGCACTTTTG CCGATTACAAAACTGCCAGGGAAAAATGCAAAAAGTCAGAATGCATTTCTGATTTAAATTCTGAAATAGATGTACGGCGAAAGCGACCCAGTAAACGACTATTATCTTCTTCCGATGACGAGGATGATAGGACCCTACCAACACTTCCGCTTTTAAAac aagTGACGGGAgctcaaaacaaaaaaaagacaaaatctCAACTCAACCTTTCGTCAAATGAAAGTGATGCATCCAGTGTGTTACATGATGAGCCAGCAAACATTTTAGACAACAAGATTTCAAGCAATAATTTGATTTGCACTTGCAAACATTGTCCAATTCACAAagagttacaaaataataacg TgacatattttaaagaaattatacgACAACAGCATCTCCTTAAAGCAGAAATTTGGCAACAAAGTGacaatttaagaattattaaaaatgcagTTGAGAATCCGAATTATGCACATTTTAATAATGCAGACGATGTCAGGAAGCAATCCATTTTTTATTCCTGCAATATCGCAATATCCCTATGGATAATGAAAGGCAATTAG